A genomic window from Trichocoleus sp. FACHB-46 includes:
- a CDS encoding XdhC family protein: protein MLRTLLPSPLGYVGILGPKSRTQRLLQDLQADRFIPTAAQLHRLYSPIGLDIGADAPEAIALAIVAEIQAVLANRSGGALRERIGSIHSEELIQKAEGKRQKAEGKNMNGTLTLLNS, encoded by the coding sequence CTGCTGCGAACGCTGCTTCCTTCACCGCTGGGTTATGTGGGCATCCTTGGTCCGAAAAGTCGCACTCAGCGATTGCTTCAGGACTTGCAAGCCGATAGATTCATCCCCACAGCCGCTCAACTGCATCGCCTTTACAGTCCAATCGGTCTCGATATCGGTGCTGATGCGCCAGAGGCAATAGCTCTGGCGATTGTCGCAGAAATCCAAGCTGTTCTCGCCAATCGTTCTGGTGGCGCATTGAGAGAACGAATCGGCTCCATTCATAGCGAAGAATTGATACAAAAGGCAGAGGGCAAGAGGCAGAAGGCAGAAGGGAAGAATATGAACGGGACTTTGACCCTGCTCAATTCTTAG